One window of the Felis catus isolate Fca126 chromosome E3, F.catus_Fca126_mat1.0, whole genome shotgun sequence genome contains the following:
- the LOC123382620 gene encoding zymogen granule membrane protein 16-like: MLTIALLALVCASASANAIQARSSSFNGEYGGGGGRRFSHSGYQLEGPITAIRVRVNRYYIVGLQVRYGKVWSDYVGGTQGDLEEIFLHPGESVIQVSGKYKYYLRKLVFVTDKGRYLPFGKDTGTSFNAAPLYPNTVLRFISGRSGALINAIGLHWDVYPSDCGSC, translated from the exons ATGTTGACCATTGCTCTTCTTGCCCTTGTCTGCGCATCAGCCTCGGCCAATGCCA TTCAGGCTAGGTCCTCCTCCTTCAATGGAGAGTATGGAGGCGGTGGAGGCCGTCGATTCTCCCATTCTGGTTACCAGCTGGAGGGCCCCATCACCGCCATCCGCGTCCGGGTCAACAGATACTACATCGTAGG cctccaggTGCGCTATGGCAAGGTGTGGAGCGACTATGTGGGTGGCACCCAGGGAGACCTGGAGGAGATTTTCCTGCACCCCGGGGAGTCAGTGATCCAGGTGTCTGGCAAGTACAAGTACTACCTGAGGAAGCTCGTCTTTGTGACTGACAAGGGCCGGTACCTGCCTTTTGGGAAAGACACAGGCACAAGTTTCAATGCTGCTCCCTTGTACCCCAACACCGTGCTACGCTTCATCAGCGGCCGATCTGGTGCCCTCATCAATGCCATCGGCCTGCACTGGGACGTCTATCCCAGCGACTGTGGCAGTTGCTGA